One region of Pyramidobacter sp. YE332 genomic DNA includes:
- a CDS encoding C69 family dipeptidase has protein sequence MDEYGWYEAGETMPITDGDEVWIVEAYGNKMWAAWRVPTTRFSWPRTAPVCANST, from the coding sequence ATCGACGAATACGGCTGGTACGAGGCCGGCGAGACCATGCCGATCACCGACGGCGACGAAGTATGGATCGTCGAAGCCTACGGCAACAAGATGTGGGCCGCCTGGCGCGTGCCGACGACGAGATTTTCGTGGCCGCGAACCGCGCCCGTCTGCGCGAACTCGACCTGA
- a CDS encoding iron-containing alcohol dehydrogenase — MRDFVFSYPTVTYFGADAAVRALRAELPKYGRTVMLAYGGGSVKRNGVYGTVMKLLGEANKDVVEFSGIMPNPTYAKVREGARLAREKRVDLILAVGGGSVSDCCKVVAAQALTDEDLWEMKFRFQAAPAQFIPLGVVVTVAGTGSEQNDIAVITNEEKKIKGSMTGAAPSFAALDPAYTLSAPRAQVLSGAFDTLSHCMESYFGKPLDDNLTDEIAEAMMRHVIRSTRALVKDPGDLRVRGELMWAAAVSENGLLKIGKVTDFQAHQIEHQVGAYTNCNHGMGLAVIQPILYRHLYKAAPQRFARWAKNVWGVADRGDDRETALAGIAALEQFVIDVGLPNSFRKMGIADRSFYNAVARSTNIKEGCCRQLTVGEIFDILTECY; from the coding sequence ATGCGCGATTTTGTCTTTTCCTATCCGACCGTCACCTATTTCGGCGCGGACGCCGCCGTCCGCGCGCTGCGGGCCGAACTCCCCAAGTACGGCCGTACGGTGATGCTCGCCTACGGCGGCGGCTCCGTCAAAAGAAACGGCGTCTACGGTACGGTCATGAAGCTTCTGGGCGAAGCCAATAAAGACGTGGTCGAGTTCAGCGGCATCATGCCCAACCCGACGTACGCCAAAGTCCGGGAGGGCGCGCGCCTGGCCCGCGAGAAGCGCGTCGACCTGATCCTCGCCGTCGGCGGCGGTTCGGTGAGCGACTGTTGCAAGGTCGTGGCCGCTCAGGCCCTGACCGACGAAGACCTGTGGGAGATGAAGTTCCGCTTTCAGGCCGCCCCGGCGCAGTTCATCCCCCTCGGCGTCGTCGTTACCGTGGCCGGTACCGGCTCCGAGCAAAACGACATCGCCGTGATCACCAACGAAGAGAAGAAGATCAAGGGCAGCATGACCGGCGCGGCGCCGTCCTTCGCGGCGCTCGATCCCGCCTATACGCTCTCCGCGCCGAGGGCGCAGGTCCTTTCGGGCGCGTTCGACACGCTCTCGCACTGCATGGAGAGCTACTTCGGCAAGCCGCTCGACGACAACCTCACCGACGAGATCGCCGAGGCCATGATGCGCCACGTCATCCGCAGCACGCGCGCCCTCGTGAAAGATCCGGGCGATCTGCGCGTGCGCGGCGAGCTGATGTGGGCGGCGGCCGTGAGCGAAAACGGTCTGCTCAAGATCGGCAAAGTCACCGACTTTCAGGCCCACCAGATCGAGCATCAGGTCGGCGCGTACACCAACTGCAACCACGGCATGGGGCTGGCCGTGATCCAGCCGATCCTCTACCGTCACCTCTACAAGGCCGCGCCGCAGCGTTTCGCGCGCTGGGCGAAAAACGTCTGGGGCGTAGCCGACCGCGGCGACGACCGCGAGACCGCGCTGGCCGGCATCGCCGCGCTGGAACAGTTCGTGATTGACGTCGGCCTGCCCAACAGCTTCCGCAAGATGGGCATCGCCGACCGCTCCTTCTACAACGCCGTCGCCCGCAGCACCAACATCAAGGAAGGCTGCTGCCGCCAGCTCACCGTCGGCGAGATTTTCGACATCCTCACCGAATGTTATTGA
- a CDS encoding cation diffusion facilitator family transporter: protein MLREAGGSHETIRSGGNCHESGNARRRAGKNSVRKIATRVSVVCGAGNLLLAAFKFASGAIGHSGAMISDAVHSTSDILGSVIVVAGVKVSARPSDRSHPYGHERLECVAGLILGGILAAVGLLIGWGAVEKIWSGAYRNMPQPGGIALFAAALSIAVKESMFWYTWLRARRIDSTALKAEAWHHRSDALSSVGALIGIGGARMGSPVLEPAASLVICLFIVKAAIDIFKDATDKMVDHACDEATEWALRECVAAQAGVRRIDLMNTREFGSRVYVDIEIGVDGRCSLAAAHAVAERVHDAVETNFPQVKHVMVHVNPL, encoded by the coding sequence GTGCTCCGCGAGGCGGGCGGATCTCATGAAACCATCCGTTCAGGAGGAAATTGTCATGAATCGGGAAACGCGCGCCGACGCGCCGGAAAAAACTCAGTTCGAAAAATCGCCACGCGCGTCTCCGTCGTCTGCGGCGCGGGCAATCTGCTGCTGGCGGCGTTCAAGTTCGCATCCGGCGCGATCGGGCATTCCGGCGCCATGATCAGCGACGCCGTCCACTCTACGTCCGACATCCTCGGCAGCGTCATCGTCGTCGCGGGAGTCAAGGTCTCGGCGCGGCCGTCGGACCGCTCGCATCCTTACGGGCACGAGCGGCTCGAATGCGTGGCGGGGCTGATCCTCGGCGGCATCCTGGCGGCGGTCGGACTGCTGATCGGCTGGGGCGCCGTGGAAAAGATCTGGAGCGGCGCGTACCGGAACATGCCGCAGCCGGGCGGCATCGCGCTCTTCGCGGCGGCCCTGTCGATCGCCGTCAAGGAGTCGATGTTCTGGTACACGTGGCTGCGGGCGCGGCGCATCGACTCCACGGCGCTGAAAGCCGAAGCGTGGCATCACCGCTCCGACGCGCTGTCGTCGGTGGGCGCTCTGATCGGCATCGGCGGCGCGCGCATGGGATCTCCGGTGCTGGAACCGGCGGCCAGCCTCGTCATCTGTCTGTTCATCGTCAAAGCGGCGATCGACATCTTCAAGGACGCCACCGACAAGATGGTCGATCACGCCTGCGACGAGGCTACCGAATGGGCGCTGCGCGAGTGCGTGGCCGCTCAGGCGGGCGTGCGCCGCATCGACCTGATGAACACGCGCGAGTTCGGCAGCCGCGTCTACGTCGACATCGAGATCGGCGTGGACGGCCGCTGTTCGCTGGCCGCCGCCCACGCCGTCGCCGAAAGGGTCCATGACGCGGTCGAAACGAACTTTCCGCAGGTCAAGCACGTGATGGTCCACGTCAATCCGCTTTGA
- a CDS encoding GNAT family N-acetyltransferase: MNRLKLIRPDAAHEAQVMDYRRVFLENGEYFAGCAGLEDVENYAEWLDFENRLSKKYGDGYVPSSVFLAVRTEDETLAGILEIRHRLTPFLLRYGGHIGYSVLPSQRRRGCATEMLRLALEECRKLDLDRVLLTCDKANVASARTIAANGGVLENEIEDDVGMGRSGTIQRYWIAVE; encoded by the coding sequence ATGAACAGATTGAAACTGATCCGTCCGGACGCGGCGCACGAAGCGCAGGTCATGGACTACCGCCGCGTTTTTCTGGAAAACGGCGAATATTTCGCCGGCTGCGCCGGGCTCGAAGACGTCGAAAACTACGCCGAGTGGCTCGACTTCGAAAACCGTCTTTCGAAAAAGTACGGCGACGGCTACGTCCCCTCCTCGGTGTTCCTCGCCGTGAGGACGGAGGACGAAACGCTCGCCGGCATCCTCGAGATCCGCCACCGCCTTACCCCTTTCCTGCTCCGCTACGGCGGGCACATCGGCTACAGCGTCCTGCCCTCGCAGCGGCGCCGGGGCTGCGCCACAGAAATGCTCCGCCTCGCCCTGGAAGAGTGCCGGAAGCTGGACCTCGATCGCGTGCTCCTCACCTGCGACAAGGCCAACGTCGCCTCTGCGCGCACGATCGCCGCCAACGGCGGCGTGCTGGAAAACGAGATCGAAGACGACGTCGGCATGGGGCGCTCGGGCACGATCCAGCGCTACTGGATCGCCGTCGAGTGA
- a CDS encoding GNAT family N-acetyltransferase, producing MLDHIRTAGTEDFGALWRFYEDVCRAQERDEYGPDWHLGVYPAAADLKGHVAAGEILTGWKDGRLAAAMAVTGGEDEMYLGVPWPLGAPPEQVAALHLFAVHPDFRGRGAAREMLASLFERARARGLRAVHLDVIEGNLAAEKLYLEAGFAFAGTRRVHYDDLGDTIVRLFEYAL from the coding sequence ATGCTCGACCATATACGCACCGCCGGCACGGAAGACTTCGGCGCGCTCTGGCGCTTTTACGAAGACGTCTGCCGCGCCCAGGAACGCGACGAATACGGGCCCGACTGGCACCTCGGCGTCTATCCCGCCGCCGCGGACCTGAAAGGACACGTCGCCGCCGGCGAGATCCTCACCGGCTGGAAAGACGGCCGCCTCGCCGCCGCCATGGCCGTTACCGGCGGCGAGGACGAGATGTACCTCGGCGTGCCGTGGCCGCTGGGCGCGCCTCCCGAACAGGTCGCGGCGCTGCACCTTTTCGCCGTCCACCCGGACTTTCGCGGCCGGGGCGCGGCGCGGGAAATGCTGGCATCCCTGTTCGAGCGCGCCCGCGCGCGAGGCCTGCGCGCCGTTCACCTCGACGTGATCGAAGGCAACCTGGCCGCCGAAAAACTCTACCTCGAAGCCGGCTTCGCCTTTGCGGGAACCCGGCGCGTCCACTACGACGACCTCGGCGACACCATCGTGCGCCTCTTCGAATACGCGCTGTAA
- a CDS encoding YadA-like family protein, whose translation MAENTRIYRNRQRKAGIVAALALSSALLTVGAGYANNSIYIVGGSTSKELLTSGNPSAQLIFEGATVTQAPNGDVTVSGLGGGISSANAGKNITIGDNKINVVDAPTFDGTVTAKGFDATDNKIVNVLAGTEDTDAVNYAQLKAVEDKASSAMQSWKLRVGNQSFDVKNGDNVNFTSSDSNLTIGLNQSIGGGAKTGNVTIALAKNVDLTPEGSLKAGINTLDEDGLKIGSNTTIGDGTAKIGGITINGTGTAGTITGLSNTTWDPSAIVRGQAATEDQLKVLADTPLTFIDNEGNELDRKLGEKLKIYGGATTAGEYSGNNLKTAATDGRLELRMAEAPVFAGRVTAKGFDAAGNKIENVKAGDVSETSTDAINGSQLWGLSSSVSNHFGGGSAVNADGTVSAPSYIIRGGAYDNVGDALSAVDREFGKVYDNFDNVYNQMGELRKDIKNVGALSSALSGLKPMQFDPIAPSQLMAGFGSYRGEWALALGFAHYLKEDFMVHAGVAIADHGESMANAGFTWKIGRKAERDAIPERYRSGPISSIYVMQKENAELQAQVASQAHEIAELKATMQERVERLERMLEDSRRK comes from the coding sequence ATGGCAGAAAATACAAGGATTTACAGAAACAGGCAGCGAAAAGCCGGCATTGTTGCCGCATTGGCCCTGAGCTCGGCTCTACTCACGGTCGGCGCAGGATATGCGAATAATAGTATTTATATTGTTGGTGGTTCTACCTCGAAGGAGTTGTTGACGAGCGGCAATCCATCTGCGCAGCTGATCTTTGAGGGTGCCACGGTAACACAGGCCCCGAATGGTGATGTCACAGTCAGCGGCCTGGGCGGCGGCATCAGCTCGGCCAATGCGGGGAAGAATATTACCATCGGCGACAACAAGATCAACGTTGTTGACGCTCCCACTTTTGACGGTACAGTGACGGCCAAAGGCTTCGACGCTACCGACAATAAGATTGTCAATGTGCTCGCCGGTACGGAAGACACCGACGCGGTTAACTATGCCCAGCTCAAGGCAGTCGAGGACAAGGCCAGCAGCGCCATGCAGAGCTGGAAGCTGAGGGTTGGCAATCAATCGTTTGATGTGAAAAACGGTGACAATGTTAATTTCACATCATCGGATTCCAATCTTACGATTGGATTGAATCAATCTATCGGCGGCGGAGCGAAGACGGGCAATGTTACCATCGCTCTGGCCAAAAACGTCGACCTGACTCCCGAGGGTAGTTTGAAGGCCGGTATCAATACGTTGGATGAGGATGGTCTGAAGATTGGCAGCAACACGACCATCGGCGACGGTACGGCAAAGATCGGCGGCATCACGATTAATGGTACGGGGACTGCTGGCACGATCACCGGGCTGAGCAACACGACCTGGGATCCCAGCGCCATTGTGCGCGGCCAGGCGGCGACGGAAGACCAGCTCAAGGTTCTGGCCGACACGCCGCTGACCTTTATTGACAACGAAGGGAACGAGCTTGACCGCAAACTGGGCGAGAAGCTCAAGATCTACGGCGGCGCCACGACGGCGGGGGAGTACAGCGGCAACAATCTCAAGACGGCGGCGACAGACGGCAGGCTCGAGCTTCGGATGGCGGAAGCGCCCGTATTCGCCGGCAGGGTAACGGCCAAAGGCTTCGACGCCGCGGGCAATAAGATCGAAAACGTCAAAGCCGGGGACGTTAGCGAGACAAGTACCGACGCGATCAACGGTTCCCAGCTCTGGGGCCTCTCGTCGAGCGTTTCCAACCACTTCGGCGGCGGCTCCGCGGTCAACGCCGACGGCACGGTTTCCGCGCCGAGCTACATCATCCGCGGCGGCGCTTACGACAATGTCGGCGACGCGCTCAGCGCCGTGGACCGTGAGTTCGGCAAAGTATACGACAACTTCGACAATGTCTATAATCAGATGGGCGAATTGAGAAAAGACATCAAGAACGTGGGCGCGCTCAGCTCCGCGCTGTCGGGGCTGAAGCCGATGCAGTTTGACCCGATCGCTCCCAGCCAGCTGATGGCGGGCTTCGGCAGCTACCGGGGCGAATGGGCTCTGGCGCTTGGCTTTGCCCATTATCTCAAAGAAGATTTCATGGTGCACGCGGGCGTGGCAATCGCCGACCACGGCGAGTCGATGGCCAACGCCGGCTTTACCTGGAAGATCGGGCGCAAGGCGGAGCGCGATGCGATCCCGGAGCGCTACCGTTCCGGCCCGATCAGCAGCATTTACGTGATGCAGAAGGAGAACGCCGAACTGCAGGCTCAGGTGGCGTCACAGGCTCACGAGATTGCCGAGCTGAAGGCGACGATGCAGGAGCGCGTGGAGAGACTCGAGCGCATGCTGGAGGACTCCAGAAGAAAGTAA
- a CDS encoding WYL domain-containing protein: MEQSGSRNKIQRVLSLYQRLMGGSTVNKNDEAKRFCVNARSIQRDIDDLRAYLSNAAAEGEILNDVVYDRRSKGYRLRRSENIKLSNSEILAVCKILLDSRAFARREMLAVLQKLIDSSVPKEERKRIEDLIRNEALHYVELRHRRAFIDKLWAIGEAIRDRHYIEIEYRLPKDKTFVTRKLRPVAVMFSEYYFYVAVFIDDEEIRRDLGGPRENFPVIYRVDRIINLKVLGGTFGVPYRDRFEENKLRKRIQFMSGGRLQRVIFTCRTSGAEAALDRLPTAKVLKQKDGVYTIAAEAFGSGIDFWLRSQGDAVAVIRRETLS, translated from the coding sequence ATGGAACAGTCAGGAAGTCGAAACAAGATACAGCGCGTATTAAGCCTTTACCAACGCCTGATGGGCGGCTCCACCGTCAACAAGAACGACGAGGCCAAGCGCTTCTGCGTCAACGCACGCAGCATTCAGCGCGACATCGACGATCTCAGAGCCTATCTGTCCAACGCGGCGGCCGAAGGCGAGATACTCAACGACGTTGTATATGACCGGCGCAGCAAAGGCTATCGCCTGCGACGGAGCGAAAACATCAAACTGAGCAACAGCGAAATCCTTGCCGTCTGCAAAATTCTGCTGGACAGCCGCGCCTTTGCCCGGCGCGAGATGCTTGCCGTGCTGCAGAAGTTGATCGACAGTTCCGTTCCGAAGGAAGAGCGCAAACGGATCGAGGACTTGATCCGTAACGAGGCCCTTCATTATGTCGAGCTGCGTCATCGCCGCGCTTTTATCGACAAACTTTGGGCCATCGGCGAGGCTATCCGCGACCGGCATTACATCGAAATCGAGTATCGACTCCCTAAAGATAAAACTTTCGTTACGCGCAAATTGCGCCCCGTGGCCGTCATGTTCTCCGAATACTACTTCTACGTGGCCGTCTTCATCGACGACGAAGAGATCCGCCGCGACTTGGGCGGGCCTCGCGAAAATTTTCCCGTCATTTACCGCGTCGACCGCATCATCAATCTGAAGGTCCTCGGAGGGACCTTCGGCGTTCCCTACAGAGACCGCTTTGAAGAGAACAAACTGCGCAAGCGTATTCAGTTTATGTCCGGCGGTCGCCTGCAGCGCGTCATTTTCACCTGCCGGACCTCCGGCGCGGAAGCCGCCCTCGACCGTCTGCCCACGGCAAAAGTCCTGAAGCAGAAAGACGGCGTATATACCATCGCCGCCGAAGCGTTCGGCTCCGGCATCGACTTCTGGCTGCGCAGCCAGGGCGACGCCGTCGCCGTGATCCGGCGCGAAACCCTCTCGTAG
- a CDS encoding cyclodeaminase/cyclohydrolase family protein translates to MILHEMTLPAFVTELASNSPAPGGGSIAALGGALAAGLVSMVGELTRGREKYAAVQADMDALCAKGKKYAETLLKLIDEDTAAFNDFMAAMKLPKDTDEQKAARRAAMQEAAKSTVEVPLRTLNLCAEVAKLALVAVREGNVNAVSDAGTAGQFARAAGTCAAYNVRINLLGIKDEAYAAEKRAAMNAALSAIDAAMAELTELMEKRLG, encoded by the coding sequence ATGATCCTTCATGAGATGACTCTTCCCGCTTTCGTCACGGAACTGGCTTCCAACTCGCCTGCGCCCGGCGGCGGCAGCATCGCCGCGCTCGGCGGCGCGCTGGCGGCCGGCCTCGTCTCCATGGTCGGCGAGCTCACCCGCGGCCGCGAAAAGTACGCCGCCGTCCAGGCCGACATGGACGCGCTCTGCGCCAAGGGCAAGAAATACGCCGAAACGCTGCTGAAGCTGATCGACGAGGACACCGCGGCCTTCAACGACTTCATGGCCGCCATGAAACTGCCCAAGGACACCGACGAACAGAAAGCCGCCCGCAGGGCCGCTATGCAGGAGGCCGCCAAGAGCACCGTAGAAGTGCCGCTGCGCACGCTGAACCTCTGCGCCGAGGTGGCCAAGCTGGCGCTCGTGGCTGTGCGGGAGGGCAACGTCAACGCCGTAAGCGACGCCGGCACCGCCGGCCAGTTCGCCCGCGCCGCCGGCACCTGCGCCGCTTACAACGTGCGCATCAACCTGCTCGGCATCAAGGACGAGGCTTACGCCGCCGAAAAACGCGCCGCCATGAACGCCGCCCTGAGCGCCATCGACGCCGCCATGGCCGAGCTGACTGAGCTGATGGAAAAAAGACTCGGCTGA
- the ftcD gene encoding glutamate formimidoyltransferase: MSVLIECVPNFSEGRRKDVIEAIVAPFKNRKGCYLFDYRADEDHNRLVVSLCGEPNAICDALIEAGRVAVANIDLNTHKGAHPRMGAVDVIPFTPIKGITMDECVELSHTFAQRFYDELKVPVFYYEASSVRPDRTRLEQVRKGQYEALKELVKTDPTRAADVGPNELHPTAGGTAIGARKFLVAFNVNLNTTNVEIAKIIGKRVRASNGGFSCVKGMGVDLPEKGLVQVSMNLVDYEKTAMYRVLEFIRMEAARWGVTVNGTEVYGMIPAGAMLDSAAYYLQVDDFHNEQVLELKLLDLMQQD, encoded by the coding sequence ATGTCTGTACTGATCGAATGCGTCCCCAATTTCAGTGAAGGACGGCGCAAGGACGTCATCGAGGCGATCGTCGCCCCGTTCAAGAACCGCAAAGGCTGCTATCTGTTCGATTACCGTGCCGACGAAGACCACAACCGTCTGGTCGTCTCGCTCTGCGGCGAACCGAACGCCATCTGCGACGCCCTGATCGAGGCCGGCAGAGTTGCCGTCGCCAACATCGACCTGAACACCCACAAGGGCGCGCATCCTCGCATGGGCGCCGTCGACGTGATCCCCTTCACGCCTATCAAAGGCATCACCATGGACGAATGCGTCGAGTTGTCGCACACGTTCGCGCAGCGCTTCTACGACGAGCTGAAAGTGCCTGTGTTCTATTACGAAGCGTCGTCCGTGCGCCCCGACCGCACCCGCCTCGAGCAGGTGCGCAAGGGCCAGTACGAAGCTCTGAAAGAGCTCGTCAAGACCGACCCGACCCGCGCCGCCGACGTTGGCCCCAACGAGCTGCATCCCACCGCGGGCGGCACCGCCATCGGCGCGCGCAAGTTCCTGGTCGCCTTCAACGTCAACCTCAACACCACCAACGTGGAAATCGCCAAGATCATCGGCAAGCGCGTCCGCGCCAGCAACGGCGGTTTCTCCTGCGTCAAGGGCATGGGCGTCGACCTGCCCGAGAAAGGCCTCGTTCAGGTCTCCATGAATCTCGTCGATTACGAGAAAACGGCCATGTACCGCGTGCTCGAGTTCATCCGCATGGAAGCGGCCCGCTGGGGCGTCACCGTCAACGGCACCGAAGTTTACGGCATGATCCCCGCCGGCGCCATGCTCGACAGCGCCGCCTACTACCTGCAGGTCGACGACTTCCACAACGAGCAGGTGCTCGAATTGAAGCTGCTCGACCTGATGCAGCAGGACTAA
- a CDS encoding amidohydrolase family protein: MVQLTGWIDDGASVFYGRIGWDERGLVTELTPLGGAGKCPSDAAVIRAGLFNAHSHPEQSIYTDIADKSWDLGTWCRHTIYRYSTAMTPRRVRLACERAFARMMAFGTTSVMASYYLHGGRGNELDREVLAAARSVGIRLVFGRMNYDVVNEDASAGKKASQRSYYETPETAERYLRELTALEDEALMICPALHSMHASTEAAIARGIALGWELRRPVQFHLSEDRGDVDLSLKRHGCRPMVFLQRLLDEGRVPSLSHVILSDCCWLDDEERRLIARNGMKVVLDARMNARVKTGFPDVPALLASGIPLWCGTDGEASNDDLNVQGEREFLKARYRGEIDPRVIEGFGRQRFDFGAGYIGALGVGGWADLQVVRSGMVRDVYVGGRKTMEDGRLLGLDVERDVERPLREEVAAMTAAAAEPEV, encoded by the coding sequence ATGGTTCAGCTCACGGGCTGGATCGACGACGGCGCGTCGGTCTTTTACGGACGGATCGGGTGGGACGAGCGCGGCCTCGTGACCGAACTGACGCCGCTCGGCGGCGCGGGCAAATGCCCGTCGGACGCCGCCGTGATCCGGGCGGGGCTTTTCAACGCCCATTCTCATCCCGAGCAGTCGATCTACACCGATATCGCCGACAAAAGCTGGGATCTCGGGACGTGGTGCCGGCACACGATCTACCGCTATTCCACGGCGATGACGCCGCGGCGGGTGCGTCTGGCCTGCGAGCGGGCCTTCGCGCGCATGATGGCTTTCGGTACGACGAGCGTGATGGCGAGTTATTATCTGCACGGCGGGCGCGGCAACGAGCTGGACCGCGAGGTGCTGGCGGCGGCGCGGTCGGTAGGCATCCGTTTGGTCTTCGGCCGCATGAATTACGACGTCGTCAACGAAGACGCCTCCGCGGGCAAAAAAGCCTCGCAGCGCTCCTATTACGAGACGCCGGAAACGGCGGAGCGGTATCTGCGCGAGCTGACGGCGCTCGAAGACGAGGCGCTGATGATCTGTCCGGCGCTGCACAGCATGCACGCCTCCACGGAAGCCGCGATCGCGCGCGGCATCGCGCTGGGCTGGGAACTGCGCCGTCCCGTGCAGTTCCATCTTTCTGAGGATCGGGGCGACGTGGATCTGTCGCTGAAGCGGCACGGCTGCCGGCCGATGGTGTTTTTGCAGCGCCTGCTCGACGAGGGGCGCGTGCCGTCGTTGTCGCACGTGATCCTGTCGGATTGCTGCTGGCTCGACGACGAAGAACGCCGCCTCATTGCCCGCAACGGCATGAAGGTCGTGCTCGACGCGCGCATGAACGCGCGCGTCAAGACGGGCTTCCCCGACGTGCCGGCGCTGCTGGCCTCGGGGATCCCTCTGTGGTGCGGCACCGACGGCGAGGCCAGCAACGACGATCTGAACGTGCAGGGCGAGCGCGAGTTCCTCAAGGCGCGCTACCGCGGCGAGATCGATCCGCGGGTGATCGAAGGCTTCGGCCGCCAGCGCTTCGACTTCGGCGCCGGATATATCGGCGCCCTCGGCGTGGGCGGCTGGGCCGACCTGCAAGTCGTCAGGAGCGGCATGGTACGCGACGTGTACGTGGGCGGGCGCAAAACCATGGAAGACGGCCGTCTGCTCGGGCTGGACGTGGAGCGCGACGTGGAGCGCCCGCTGCGCGAGGAAGTCGCCGCGATGACGGCGGCCGCGGCCGAGCCGGAGGTGTAA
- the gltS gene encoding sodium/glutamate symporter, with product MSWSFAENVLSLKFDALWTTAVALLLLIVGYGLRRRLRFFETFCIPAPVVGGLLMAILALVLHHNGGASVKFTTSLQSPMMLAFFTTVGIGGSLALLRRGGKALIVYLVFCWILAVVQNGAGAALAKLFGIHPALGVMAGAVSLEGGHGAAASFGPLTENLGVAGAAAVAIASATYGLIAGGLLGGPICKWLIDKNHVDIQASDDAIYQKSAAEVMHEGGNSEVTADGFMKSLCLVLVIMALGSLLSGYIARFTKGTNFSLPGYVTAMFVAVIFRNLNDHLHLVKINTRCVDLISDVALGVFLTMAMMSLRIWDLYDLVLPLMGILLFQTLLIATLGALVLFPLLGRDYDAAVMCAGFVGHGLGATPNAVANMGAVCERYGVMSHKAFLIVPLCGAVLIDLVGLPNIVWFINWCTAAAK from the coding sequence ATGTCGTGGAGTTTTGCCGAAAACGTTTTATCGCTCAAGTTCGACGCGCTGTGGACCACCGCCGTCGCCCTGCTGCTGCTCATCGTCGGCTATGGGCTGCGCCGCCGCCTGCGCTTTTTCGAAACGTTCTGCATCCCCGCGCCGGTCGTCGGCGGCCTGCTCATGGCCATCCTCGCCCTGGTCCTGCATCATAACGGCGGCGCCAGCGTCAAGTTCACCACCTCGCTGCAGTCGCCGATGATGCTGGCCTTCTTCACCACCGTCGGCATCGGCGGCAGCTTGGCGCTGCTGCGGCGCGGCGGCAAGGCGCTGATCGTCTATCTGGTCTTCTGCTGGATCCTCGCCGTCGTCCAGAACGGCGCGGGCGCGGCGCTGGCAAAGCTCTTCGGCATCCATCCCGCCCTCGGCGTCATGGCCGGAGCCGTCTCGCTCGAAGGCGGACACGGCGCGGCCGCTTCTTTCGGCCCTCTCACCGAAAATCTCGGCGTCGCCGGCGCGGCCGCCGTCGCCATCGCTTCCGCCACTTACGGCCTGATCGCCGGCGGCCTGCTCGGCGGCCCGATCTGCAAATGGCTGATCGACAAAAACCACGTCGACATCCAGGCCAGCGACGACGCCATCTATCAAAAGAGCGCCGCCGAAGTCATGCACGAGGGCGGCAACAGCGAGGTCACCGCCGACGGCTTCATGAAATCGCTGTGCCTCGTGCTCGTCATCATGGCGCTCGGCTCGCTGCTTTCCGGCTATATCGCCCGCTTCACCAAGGGAACGAACTTCAGCCTGCCCGGTTACGTCACCGCCATGTTCGTGGCCGTGATCTTCCGCAATCTCAACGATCATCTCCATCTGGTCAAGATCAACACCCGCTGCGTCGACCTGATCAGCGACGTCGCTCTCGGCGTGTTCCTGACCATGGCGATGATGAGCCTGCGCATCTGGGATCTGTACGATCTGGTCCTGCCGCTGATGGGCATCCTGCTGTTCCAGACGCTGCTGATCGCGACGCTCGGCGCCCTCGTGCTGTTCCCGCTGCTGGGCAGGGATTACGACGCCGCCGTCATGTGCGCCGGCTTCGTCGGCCACGGTCTGGGCGCCACGCCCAACGCCGTCGCCAACATGGGGGCCGTCTGCGAACGCTACGGCGTGATGTCGCACAAGGCGTTCCTGATCGTGCCGCTCTGCGGCGCGGTGCTGATCGATCTGGTCGGGCTGCCCAACATCGTCTGGTTCATCAACTGGTGCACGGCCGCGGCCAAGTAA